The DNA region tatactaTATCATGTTGCTTTtaaaactaagtctcatttgaggctaaGCGAGTGTGTTAGAAACTGTTACCGCTACCACAGTTACCGCCAAGAATTGAACCCTGTACTATGgcattggaaggcaagcatggtAACCACTAAGCTACAGTACAAGCAAATAATACAGTTAGCATTACTTCGAAATTTGTCAAATTATATTAACATAATTGTTTTGACAGATTTGTTTTAAACTATATGCTTTTAAAAGTTTCATTTGAGGCTAATCAAGTGAGGTAGAAACAGTTACCACTAAGGTTTGAACCCTGCACCATGGCACTGGAAGGCAAGCATggtaaccaccaagctacactATTAGATATAAATTGTACGTACTGGAGTAAATGGTGTAAAAGGCTGAGCTTGAACATCAAGGCCAGTCTTAGTTGGTGTTGACGGTTCAACGTGTTCATCAGGTTTAGTAGCACTTGGAGCAGAAAATATATCAGAAACTTTTTGTAGACCTGTACTCTCGGGAGACTTTACGGGAGACTTTATGGGAGACTTAACAGGAGACCCGTCAGGTTGGTCCTGTTAAGGtgaaacaacaaaacattgtacatgaaataaatataatgttttaagctctgactacactagtttgacaaaaaaagtataatgtgcccaaatatgatagtgattttcccaaatatggtagtgacatgacatcatgtccatatatgggcacatcacatttgttttgtcacataaagtttgatagtgtagacaaggctttaaaaTAGCAATACGACAACctcttcaattcaattcaataaactttattgtcaaactcaTGAATGGCCTGAAACTTTGGCTGAAAGTACACACATTCAGATTTTCTAAAAACATAGTCGCACAAACattaaaaaagtacaaaatcACATAAAACAGAGAACAAGATGTCTTGTGGGGTAAAAGAGATATGATAATAAggaatattttgaaaaaaaccaTCTGAGAAGAAAAATGGAGGGAGAATTGGATTACCAACATAGTAAGAATGTTGAGTAAGCCTGGGATAAGTTTGGGAAATACAGCGATTATTTACTGTCTCTCCTTATCCATATAATCTAAGATTTCTGTCTTGGTGTTTATGTTTTCTTAagctatttttaaatgtattgcaATTTCGGAAACTTAATAAAGAATGAAATAATTGGTGATTTATCCTCACTTTTatgaaaatagaaaaataattgCTTACCTCTGCCACGCAAACAATATCCCCCTGGATTAGGAACATGGGAGATTTAAGGAAGAACCTTTGAATACCACCAAATTTTGAGATGATTTTCCTCTTAGATTCTGGTAATGACATGAACGTGCTGAGTATACGTTTATTACAAACATCCATTGGTCCATTATCTCGCAACACTTGTGAAAATAACCTTTTTAAAAAGAGATTTATTTGAATGAAATAGTGTATATCTTTTTTGAATATCAAGTTATCTTTTTACGTTGAACTTGTATACAAGGgagcattttgatttttgttcGTAACACAACTCAAGTATATAAGTATGGCATGCCATTtgtgaaaacaaattttttttttcatattatagGGTAAACTATGAGGTAAGAATAATGGCTCTGTGAATATGACATCCACAGACCATTAGGACCAAAGGATTTAGTTAATATAGATGACATGTggatacagtaggcctacaaatttaGTAATTCTAGatgtaatgtatttaaaaaaataaatacttgtAAAGTTGTTTTTTCTCTTCATGTTGTTCCTGTGACAGAAATACATCAGAGTTTTTTGAGTCTTGCATTTTGTTCTGTGAAACATTATCTCTGTTCTGCACACCACCTGAATTAGTGTTATGTTGCGCATTACCTCTGATAGAATGCTGTTGTTCACCACTGCCTCTATTACTGTTAGTGTTCTGTGGCGACATATTACAGCTCCCCATTGGCCGGTTTAATGACGGCCATCTTGAATTCTGCTGGTGATTGGGTACTTGAAAGAGTGTAGTTTGTTGGTACAATGTCTGTTGATATGTTGGATTCGGAAGAAGTGGGGGTCGATTTTGAGATAGTTGGTTTGCTGCGTATTGATTTTTGTTGTAATCATACATGGGTACATTATTTGATGTGTAGGGTTGACCATTTGGAGGTGGAGTGTAGGATCCCAGTAGCCTAGAAACAATACATAAGATTGAATTATTGCCATGTTTATATTACATACTTATATACAGTAATGAACTAAAACAATTAGGGCAAAAGAAAATGTATGTAGTTAATACAAATGAAATCAGTCAGTTGTGTCTTATTCTTACCCAGCAGGTTGAAACATTCTGTCCTTGTCAGGTGTGAGAGGAGGTAGCTTAGTTTAGTTAGCTAAACAAATCAAAGAAATACACCACAATCACATTCTTCAACCTGCAGtgtatgtaaaataaaacattatattaggcctagtattattaattaggcttattggaatattgatttgttatcctattctattatattattaaattaggtaggcctaggtaggtGACTGTAGGGCATATTATTAGCTTCTTTTATTGATGGTTTTAAAtgataccattttttttattttatggaaaCTAAACAACAGCATTCAGGCATAATCGTTAAATAAACTAATCAGTGAAGACCATGACCACGTTGTGAATACCTGTGGTCAGCGTGATGGCTTTCCGGTGTGGTGGCATGCGACCGACAAGAGGATCGGCGGAGAGTAGGAGGAAGAAGGACAGAGAGGTACAGTGTACagactataggcctactacaaaaGCTACTGTACTAGTACAGAACTCGCATCCGCTTTAACTAATTCCCCCAATAAACAACCACACACAATTTCGTTGAAGTAATGAAAATACTAGAATACAGACCTCTCATTTCATAAACGTAACAAACACGACGCGAGGGGACGACAAAAACATAGGctgaaaacaaaaaatgtttaatctCTCCCACCTGGTGTTCAGAATTACTCAAGTGTGAAAAAATTATGCGAAAACATGCGCAGAAAGAaacttttttaaagtttgtaaAAGTTTTCAGAAGTTAGACTAAATCATGGAGGTCTAATAATAACTATCAATTATCttgcaaaattaaattatataatatacatatcaTGTTGTTATTATTTCGTCTTAAAATGTAACAAGTATtagataataatagtaatatagtTTCATTATTCCATTTGTAGTTTGAATAGGCCCTCATATGTACATCATCTATACAACAAAAGCACAATTGGCCTTACAAATCAAATCATTGTGCGtggtataaaaaataaaacaataattttcaataacttTTTAGTGGTTTAAGTTCTTTCTAGGGACGTGACTATAACATGGCGATTTGAATATAGTATATGGACATATTATTTTTCCTAATGATGTAAGCTCACAGGAGGACACAGATAAGAATTAGAGAATAAAACGTAACTTTATACGAATAATTGATATTAGTAAGTCAAGAAATTAGAAGGGAGAAAGAATAAAAACTCTACCTCGATAATACATTGTTTTAAGGCACTTCCCCTGAAAATTAAATGGAGCAGTCCATTACGGCACTAAAAAATACTTATAGTTTGGATATGCTACACTCACCATGACATCTGAATCAAACATGGATATCATATTTTTCGGGACGTTTATGCACTCTACAAAAGAACATTCATTGCAGATTTTGGAAAATCATTACATAGGCATTAACGATGGACAGGTCAGTGATCTTAGCTAACATATTTCATCTTGTTTGAAAGTGAAAAATGGAAAAGTACAAAAACTGTGATTGTTaatgaaaatattgtattatcattataaatacaaatgttAATATTGTTAGTAGCAGGATTAAATTTAACAATGGTACTTATAGTAGGACATCTGTAGAATTATGTCAAACAGAAGTGTCGCTCATTTTCTTTCTTTAGGCCTATCACACCGTTTCAAAACGTTTATCATTTTTAGTTATTTGTAATTAATCTGTGGTGGCGTTAGAAACAGTTTATACATATACTATTTTACAACATTGAACAAAAGTTATCTGTCCCGTTGAGATACATAGATCTTTCAAGGTAAAGTGGGCAACATATGTTGTACACTTTTATATTGATTCAGCGAAGCCTGACCTTTGCAGATCTAAAGAGCGATTAAGGTATTGTCGTATGAAAGGCTACGCCTACTTCATGCGTTTTCGTGCTGAGATAATAGCAATTAAACTTAGAGTTTTAACACACAGATTATTTCTCATAATATTGTATACACCGCATTGTAATTCTTCACCTTGAATCATATAACTATTAAGTTATTTAAGCTAtttaattattactaatattaatttGCTGGGCTTTAGAGATTATCTAAACCACCCAGTGACTGGAAATTAATCAATTGAAAAATTCTGGAAATCTATGAGAATAGATAAAGCCACCCAAACGTATTACCGAGATTCCAACCCGGAATCTCCTCGCAGTGAATAATGTCAGTATAGGCCTATCGGAAAGACTTTTGTGTTATTACAATCCTAGTTCACGCTTCACGTCTTACGAGGCACTTTTCAAATGTATTTGATTCAGAATAGCCAGCTACCCCAAAACGTATAACTGAGATTCCAACCCGCAATCTTCTGGTAAATAATGTCAGTGGCATATCGGAAAGACTTTTGTGTTATTACAATCTTTCAAGCTCGTCTTACGAGGCACTTTTCAAATATTGTATTCATAATAACCAGCTACAGTTAATCCAATGAATATTTGGCACCCAGTGATTATGAAGGCATAACACTTACTGTGATTTACACATATTGTTTTATTGAGTTTTACCCTCACGCATAGAGTTATAAAACTgcatataataaaaacaatcagGGTATACGAACTCACAGTATATCAATATAACTAACAAACCGATAAACTATTACGTTACAGAACTTATTTTATGAACAAACAATGATTTGTAATCTTTGTCTCATCATCcttataaatttcatttttttagataCAATTTTTGACCGACAAAGAAGATTTTGAAAGATTGGCCGCCAAGTTTAGTTACAACTTGCAATCAGTTAGACATCTTAAACCAGGGCAAGTCATTATGCTTCTATATAATCATCAACAAAAACCCATATACAGATATCTGTGATTTACTTTAGTTATGCCtattgattgaatattgaatgagAATTATAGTATGAGAAACGGATTAAGGCCAACTTACAAAGACGGGCGGTAACGGTAAGGTCCGACATTTCATGAAAcctgtaattaattacttttgTATGCTACATTTAGGCAATTTTTAATACCGGGGTTGGTTGATACACATATACATGCTTCGCAGTACCCGAATGCTGGTAGCAAGATGGACCTACCTTTGCTGGATTGGCTAGAAAAATACACTTTCCCACTCGAAGCAAAGTTTTCGGATCTTGAATTTGCAGAGAAATGTTATCGCAAAGTTGTGGTAAGTATCACGTATGTTGGCTCTTTAGATGATTATAATGGAATTAAATTTAGGCGCCCTATAAATGGTCGTCTCAGGCGAATAAATGTCGTCACAAATAAGCAGAGTTCGCTGTAGATGTTTAGCTGAAATGTACACTGTGTTCAGAGCTCACAGTCTCTGCTGGACAGGGCATGACAAGGCAAGTGAGACTGTCTTCTAAAATCATTATATAATATGGAGAGCTGGCAAGTGGTAATCGCCCACGCGAATGATCAAAATTACGCGACAAAGATGTTTTGAAAAGAGAACTTCTTTCCATCCAGATTCCAATCATTCCTGCTTGGAAAACCTCAAAACTGAGGAATTGCACAATGAGAAACATTCAAACATGACGTGCACAAACTTGCAATATaagaagagaaaaaaacatacGAACACTCTATAACAGCTACTGATCATAGTGTCACAGATGTCCACGATGCTATGATGATGATTTGATTATATTTATCATTCTGCCGCTGTATTTGAATCATATATGCTGtatttttaattacaatttGATTCCACCGCCGCCGCAGCAACATTTACAAATGTATATTCCTTTCTCTACAGGCACGAACTCTAAAAAATGGAACAACCACTGCCTGCTATTTTGCCACAATACACCCAGAAAGTTCATTGAAACTTGGAGAAATTTGTGGTAAGTACATAGGCCCATGTCAATAAGGAGTTTTCGATTTGCGACGACAGACGACCAAACACTGTGATTCCTCGCTAACCACCTCGTCTGACTTCACAGGTCCAGGTGACGACGATTTACGGCGTCGGTCAGCGTTAATCGAAAGCTTCCTTATGCGTTCAATATCTCTATAGGTATAATacgaaaaatataatttttatatatggtttttttttttataacagaTGAATATGGGCAGCGGGCCTACATTGGCAAGGTTAGCATGGACATTTCAAGCCATAGTAATTACACAGAAACTACTGAAAAGTCAATACGAGATACAAGAtggtaaattaaaaataaaactatgaTTCTGAAACACAATATTTCCATTAATTATTATGTCTTGTTAAATACCAGGATAGAATGGTAAAAGATAGGTAATCATCCGAGACCACGTAACGGTAAAGTGGTCTCAACTGGAGGGATCTTTAATTGgggagagagaaagagagagagagagtggcCTTAGTATATAAATTGGACAGGCATAAATACATAGATAATTGTACAGATAGATGAAGAAGATTATCtcatgttttaattaattataggTTTATCGAGTCTATCAAAAAACTGAATAACCCTCTGGTTACACCTTGTATTACTCCTCGATTTGCTGTCAACTGTTCGCCATCGCTATTACGTGCACTCGGCAATATTGCTAAAGAATATGGAGGATTACCAATTCAGGTATAATTACTATTGTTATTCACTAGACGTTGGAACACAATAGACGAGGAATTCGTATACTTTTTATTAGTAATAATGGGTAGAAAAGCAATCAAAGGTCATGCTGCATACTTTGACCACTCCACGGATCTTTCTTTCCTAAGAGCACTGCCTACAGGCCATTGGCCcggataggcctacatcaatataaatattaacaataaaataaacttatgtGTGCGTTAAATAACTTagcaaggtcaaaatatatattttattttttacttgactttaataaaataaatttagttcCGTTTATGTCTTAATATTTGACCGCaatataattgaaatatttaggtTGAATTTTACCATTAAGGGTATAGTTATACGTcgtgtataataatataattattaataatatgaatactATACTTAACGGGTTTTGGTTGATTTCTGTGGTCTTAAGATTGTGGTTTCCTGTGATGTACTCCGGTACGTCATTTAAGTTGACCAGTAATGCCGGATGTTCTTCACACTGTATTATTTCTTATGATTTAGTACATATTAACAAACAAGTATATAGATAATAGTTTATGttacattattatgtttttatttctagACACATATCAACGAAACTGTTCGTGAACGAGAGAGTGTTCTCAAATTGTTTCCAAAACACGATAGCTATGCACATATATACGAATCATTTGGGTTATTAACTAATAAGGTACGGTAACACTGACGTcatcaaataatattaataattatgatcaatcttaatttataataatttcacAAATTTCTGTAAACGTGTTATTTTATGACCTTGCATACAATATTTTTGGCAAAACGAAACAGACTGTTTGCAGGACATATCGACACGTGAATGAAATCAGTTGGCCTATGTGCCCGTTCGCAGCATTTTTATTACTCGACGtctaaggcagaaatcatgaatataATGCATGAGATTAATTATTGTCTATTCGAAGATATCGAGGGGGTTCGTACTCAATGCTTCAGGTCCACAATTTGCAGTCTATACAATTGCGCCAACAAACTGGCTGTCCATGCTTATATCATCATTATTCACGATTTCTGCTCGAGACGTCGAGTATAATAGAAATTTCGCAGTCCGTTCGCGGCCGTTCAAAAACGAGTAGAAAACTACTGAACGTAATGGGTAAAGTACCATGTCTTTCATAGACATATCTTCGCTTTatattaagaaataaataaatatctttctATTAGACTGTGATGGCACACTGTGTATACATGAACGATTGTGAGTTCGATACATTCAAAGAGACTGAAGCAGGAATCTCGCATTGTCCTACATCAAACACTATGTAAGAAAGTGAAAGAAAGATAAAATATAAGAGTATTTGCCATCACCACAAAAAAGCTAGAGTAGGATTACATATTATTGCTCATAAATAGCGCTGTAAAATAGAATAATCTGAACAAATGCGTTTTTAAACGTGACTTAAAACAGTCTATAGATGACTAGGCCCAGCAGTAATGAATGTCCGACCACCCCAGTTATGTTTTCTCCTTGAAGTGTGCAAGAGCATTTGTTTGCTCGATCTCAGTTCTCTATTACTCACTTCGACGGATAATAAGATTATGTTTCAATTTTGAGTTTTGTAAAAAggagaaaaaataaattcaaaagaGGATAATTGCTACAACTTGTGTTTACATTTCTGTCATTTTCATAATGTATAGGTTACAGAGTGGAATAATGGATCTTCGAAAAAGCTTGGACAAAGGTGTCAAAATAGGACTGGGTACAGGTAAATATATGGTTTTATCGTGACTGTTATCTGTTATCGAACTCCACAACCTCCTCCCCAAACACACACCTTCCGTTCCGAAATTGTTCATGTACGTAAAACCTTCATGTACGTAAGACTACTTTTGTTACCTcgtttatttattgtattaaacAGATATTTCAGGCGGATACAGCGCGTCTGTACAAGCAGCAATCCGTGACGGAGTAGGAGCTTCTAAAACTCTTGGAATGGACAAATCAAAATCTTATAAGCCTGTAGATTTCAAAGAACTGTTTCGACTTGCAACATTGGGAGGAAGTAAAGGTAGCTAAAATCAGAGCAATTAGAACAAGTAActtcagacaaaaatcaatACGCCGACTGGTGGACGAAAAAGACAATACATATACAGACTTGGGTCATTATTATATGGTCACATAATGTAAATTAGAAAGTTGTACTTATCTTGGATCCACAATATTCACACAAACTCTTACATTATTTTGATAATACAGTTTTAGGTTTAGACGACAAAATAGGAAACTTTAAAGTTGGAAAAGAATTTGATGCTCTTTTAATTGACCTGACCGTCACCGACAGTCCCTGTGATATTTTTGGGGACGAGATATCAGAGGTGAGTATGGTAGCTTATCATATCTACAACCATTTATTAATACTTTATATTTGTAAAGTCTTCAATACCACCATGTGAATAAAACGTTTCATCAAAATACATGGAGACCATCTCTTTTTGCAAAATATGATTCTTTGTGGTCTAAAGGTGTTTCTTTTACTAtagaatattaataaattacaaaatattttagaCCTAATATGAATTCTATTTTCTTATTTTCAGGACCTACTTcagaaatttatttttctaggtaagtaaacaaaatgtgtattttttgtGAACGTCTTACTTTTTTTACTTCCCACTACAAAAACTAGAGAAGCCTAATCATGTGCACAACTTTGCGTTGATTACGGGTGCGTCTCCATACGTTTGTTCCAAAAAATGATAATGTGAAGCTCTTAAGCATTGTGCATCAAGCGCTATAATAAGATCGAATATTAATCTCGTCCAGTACAATCGCTATTGCGACGAAGTATGCCATAAACGTTACATTTATTGTGTGTTTGGTTCTATTAACAGGAGACGACCGAAACATTGTGGAGGTATACGTAAAGGGCCAGCAACGTCTTCAGAATAACAACTTTCTTTGTTAAATCATGAAACAAGTAAatctctatcaaactagtgcgATGTCCCTATATATAGcggtgatatgtccaaataatatggtagtgacataaccaccatgtccatatatgggcacatgacataaagtttgatagtgtagacagagctttatgaatAGATAGACTCGCTATTTCAGCTTTTGTCATAgcatattatatacagtatctttATCTGATAgttgtatttgtataaaattacattttaaaatgtataaaatgaaaatatagaaatataatattcaaatcaataaaaatatgtaccaaAAAGAATGTAGTACAATTTAGTATAATAGATTATATTATCTGATGGAATGTATTCTTCATATCAAcgatgtatttttatttgtacactgtataaaatgaatataaatatattatttaactaaataaaaaagtattatttgtttttactttatGTACTCAAAGTAAAtattcaaaaaaaatatatccctTTATCCTTTTAATTAGCGACCTGATTGAATTTAACTAGTCTATTTGTAGTAGAGTAGAGAGGCCAAATACACAAAAGTCCTCTATAAAAAGTTTGGGgggcattttttgttaatagcaggcaaccatgttgaATGTATCCTTTGTGGGGTGACAAAAACGATAGGGGTGGATGTCATCTTCAGTTTtgggttttaaggtcagtttatgtggtcaagaggtcaaacaaggtcaaaatataggatttttttttattcacggaAAATCATCTACATCTTCAGATCTATCCAAAAAGGTATATCTGAAGATCAACTGATGCttcatattatagtaattatgagATAAGCCtttaattttacacataaaaacataggaaattaaatataaaagtgtcattttctcaaaatgttgttttcacatatttctgtaaagtacacacagttttttaatagGCTTTTCCCAGTCAttgtaaatttgtctttttcatgttgtccaccagtcatcgttttgatttttgt from Antedon mediterranea chromosome 2, ecAntMedi1.1, whole genome shotgun sequence includes:
- the LOC140040385 gene encoding guanine deaminase-like; its protein translation is MDIIFFGTFMHSTKEHSLQILENHYIGINDGQIQFLTDKEDFERLAAKFSYNLQSVRHLKPGQFLIPGLVDTHIHASQYPNAGSKMDLPLLDWLEKYTFPLEAKFSDLEFAEKCYRKVVARTLKNGTTTACYFATIHPESSLKLGEICDEYGQRAYIGKVSMDISSHSNYTETTEKSIRDTRWFIESIKKLNNPLVTPCITPRFAVNCSPSLLRALGNIAKEYGGLPIQTHINETVRERESVLKLFPKHDSYAHIYESFGLLTNKTVMAHCVYMNDCEFDTFKETEAGISHCPTSNTMLQSGIMDLRKSLDKGVKIGLGTDISGGYSASVQAAIRDGVGASKTLGMDKSKSYKPVDFKELFRLATLGGSKVLGLDDKIGNFKVGKEFDALLIDLTVTDSPCDIFGDEISEDLLQKFIFLGDDRNIVEVYVKGQQRLQNNNFLC